The following are encoded in a window of Chitinophagaceae bacterium genomic DNA:
- a CDS encoding zinc metallopeptidase, giving the protein MTIGIIAISVVFMLIGMLVQYRLKSKFSEYSRVATSSGMSGREVAEKMLKDNGIYDVQVISADGFLSDHYNPLNKTVNLSPDVFEGRTVSAAAVAAHECGHAVQHATAYSMLMLRSKLVPAVKISSTLSQWVIIAGLGMFGFGGGNPTVLLIGIVLFAVSTLFSVITLPVEFDASSRALKWLDGARITTNTEHTKAKDALKWAALTYVVAALASIAMLVQYILIYQSRSRD; this is encoded by the coding sequence ATGACAATTGGAATAATAGCCATATCGGTGGTATTTATGCTTATCGGTATGCTGGTTCAGTATCGTTTAAAAAGTAAATTCTCGGAATACAGCCGGGTTGCTACCAGCAGCGGCATGAGTGGCCGGGAAGTGGCAGAAAAGATGCTGAAGGATAATGGCATCTATGATGTACAGGTTATTTCGGCAGATGGTTTTCTTTCCGACCATTACAATCCGTTAAATAAAACAGTGAATCTCAGCCCGGATGTTTTTGAAGGAAGGACAGTGTCTGCTGCCGCTGTGGCAGCACACGAATGCGGGCATGCGGTGCAGCATGCCACCGCTTATTCAATGCTTATGCTGCGGAGCAAGCTAGTTCCGGCGGTCAAGATCAGCAGTACCTTATCGCAGTGGGTGATTATCGCAGGCCTGGGTATGTTTGGCTTTGGTGGCGGAAACCCCACTGTTCTGCTGATAGGCATTGTTCTGTTTGCCGTCAGCACCCTTTTCTCTGTAATTACATTGCCGGTTGAATTTGATGCTTCATCCCGGGCTTTGAAATGGCTTGATGGGGCACGCATCACAACCAATACGGAGCACACAAAGGCAAAGGATGCTTTGAAATGGGCTGCACTTACTTATGTGGTTGCCGCACTGGCTTCGATCGCCATGCTTGTTCAGTACATATTGATCTACCAGTCAAGAAGCAGGGATTAA
- a CDS encoding F0F1 ATP synthase subunit alpha, translating into MVEIKPDEISAILRQQLSNFNASASLEEVGTVLQVGDGIARVYGLNNVRSGELVEFDNGVKAIALNLEEDNVGVVLMGDSSEIKEGDKVKRTGQIASIKVGEGMSGRVINTLGEPIDGKGPIKGELYEMPLERKAPGVIFREPVKEPLQTGIKAIDAMIPIGRGQRELIIGDRQTGKTAIAVDTIINQKEFYAAGKPVYCIYVAIGQKASTIAGIMKTLEENGAMPYTTIVAASASDPAPLQFYAPFAGAAIGEFFRDTGRPALIIYDDLSKQAVAYREVSLLLRRPPGREAYPGDVFYLHSRLLERAAKVVSKDEIAQKMNDLPESIRHLVKGGGSLTALPIIETQAGDVSAYIPTNVISITDGQIFLEGNLFNAGIRPAINVGISVSRVGGNAQIKSMKKVAGTLKLDQALYRELEAFSKFGGDLDAATKNVIDKGARNVEVLKQLQYSPMTVEKQVAIIYLGTQGLLRDVAVKNVKAFEEHFLMEMENKHPEILAEFKKGALPEDGLKKMTELAAGLAGQYKA; encoded by the coding sequence ATGGTAGAAATCAAGCCAGACGAGATCTCAGCGATCCTTCGCCAGCAGTTGAGCAATTTTAACGCCAGTGCCAGTTTGGAGGAAGTGGGAACAGTATTACAGGTGGGCGACGGTATTGCCCGTGTTTACGGACTGAACAATGTTCGTTCCGGTGAACTGGTTGAATTTGACAACGGCGTAAAAGCCATTGCCCTCAACCTGGAAGAAGATAATGTGGGTGTGGTATTAATGGGTGACAGCAGCGAAATCAAGGAAGGGGATAAAGTAAAGCGTACCGGCCAGATCGCCTCCATTAAAGTAGGCGAAGGAATGAGCGGTCGTGTGATCAACACCCTGGGAGAACCGATCGATGGCAAGGGCCCCATTAAAGGCGAGTTGTATGAAATGCCTCTTGAACGTAAGGCGCCGGGTGTGATCTTCCGGGAACCCGTAAAAGAACCCCTGCAAACAGGTATCAAGGCAATTGACGCCATGATCCCCATCGGCCGTGGACAAAGGGAACTGATCATCGGTGACCGGCAGACAGGTAAAACCGCCATTGCGGTTGATACCATCATCAATCAAAAAGAATTTTACGCAGCCGGAAAGCCGGTTTATTGCATATACGTGGCCATTGGCCAAAAAGCTTCTACCATTGCAGGTATAATGAAAACACTGGAGGAGAACGGAGCAATGCCTTACACGACCATTGTAGCGGCTTCTGCTTCTGATCCTGCCCCGTTGCAGTTCTATGCACCATTTGCCGGCGCTGCTATCGGCGAGTTCTTCCGGGATACCGGTCGTCCTGCCCTGATCATTTATGATGACCTGTCAAAGCAGGCGGTGGCTTACCGGGAGGTTTCCCTGTTGCTGCGAAGGCCACCCGGACGTGAAGCTTATCCGGGAGACGTATTCTACCTGCACAGCCGTTTATTGGAAAGGGCTGCCAAGGTGGTTTCCAAAGACGAGATCGCACAAAAGATGAATGACCTGCCTGAATCCATCAGGCACCTGGTAAAAGGCGGTGGTTCCCTGACGGCTTTGCCGATCATTGAAACGCAGGCGGGTGACGTATCTGCATACATTCCAACCAACGTGATCTCCATCACCGATGGCCAGATATTCCTGGAAGGTAACCTGTTCAACGCCGGTATCCGGCCTGCTATCAACGTAGGTATCTCGGTAAGCCGGGTGGGTGGTAATGCACAGATCAAATCCATGAAGAAAGTAGCAGGTACACTGAAACTTGACCAGGCTCTTTACCGTGAGCTGGAAGCCTTCTCTAAATTTGGCGGCGACCTGGATGCTGCAACCAAGAACGTAATTGACAAGGGCGCAAGAAACGTGGAAGTGCTGAAGCAGTTACAGTATTCACCCATGACCGTTGAAAAGCAGGTTGCCATTATTTACCTCGGTACACAGGGCCTGTTGAGGGATGTGGCTGTAAAGAATGTCAAGGCATTCGAAGAGCACTTCCTGATGGAAATGGAGAACAAGCACCCTGAAATCCTGGCTGAATTCAAAAAAGGCGCTTTGCCGGAAGACGGGCTGAAGAAGATGACAGAGCTGGCAGCAGGGCTGGCTGGCCAGTATAAGGCATAA